The Anabaena sp. PCC 7108 region AATTAATTTAAAATCATCAAGCTTTAGCAATAATTGGATTTAAATTTCTCGTTCCCATACTCTGTATGGGAATGAATTCTAGAAGGCTCTGCCTTTAATAACCGCTTGAGGCAGAGCCTCTGTGATCACATTACCAGTCAGAGACTGGGAACGAGATATAGGAAATTTACGTAAATTTTCTATAGTAGGTTGTTAACTGTATATGTATTAATCTTAATAAATAGCTGGCTTCTGCCCTGAATATGTGGATAATAACGTGGCAGTCTGCCTAGAGTTTTAGAAAAATAGACATTATCAGCAGGGTGAAGATCAGCAATGGTTAAAGCAATAGGAATTGATTTGGGGACAACTAACTCTGTCGCTGCTTTTAAGTTGGCAGAAGTGGAAGTAGTGACAGCAAATGATAACACGCCCCCAGAGAGGAAACTCACGCGCTCTGTAGTTGCTTACGACCAAGGTAAATTTTTAGTCGGAGAACAAGCTTACAACCAGCTACGCCATGACCCCGAAAACGTGGTTACTTCAATTAAACGGTTAATGGGTAGGGGTTTTGGTGATTCAGCAGTAAATAAGCAAAAATCAGAATTTGGTTACAAAATTTCCCAACCGACACAGGGAACAGACAACAGCATTGCGGTGTGGGTAGGAAATCAAGAATACCAACCAGAGGATATTTCAGCGGAAATTCTCAAAAAAGTGGTGCAAAATGCCCAAGCTTATCGTCAAGAAATTGGTAAAATCGACCAAGCTGTAATTACTATTCCGGCTTATTTCAACGATAAACAGCGTTATGCTACCCGCACCGCCGCACTGAAAGCTGGACTAACACCTTTGGAACTGCTACCAGAACCGACAGCAGCAGCGATATCCTACGGGTTTTCACCTAATAGCGACGATGTTAAGACGATTTTGGTTTATGACTTTGGCGGTGGGACATTTGATGCTTCAGTAATTACCGCAGCCGGAACTTCATTTATTGAACAGGGGAAAGCAGGAGATTTATGGTTAGGTGGCGATGACATCGACTCACGGCTAGTGAAGTTTGTCAAAGAGCAAGTTGCTCAACAAGAAAGAATTGGCGATATTGAGGGATTAATCGCCAAAATGCCCTACTACCAACGGGTAAGGTTTAACGCTGATTTAAAGATAGCGGTAGAAAGGGCAAAAGTAGAATTAAGTAGTTTTACAGTGGCGATGATTGCGCCTTCTACGCAATTATGTGATGAATTGGGAATTGCAATTCCCATTGAGGTGGAAATCACCCGCGAGCAATTTGAAATCATGATTAGTGATTTGGTGGAAAATTCGCTGCAAATTTGCCGCCAAGCTTTAGAGTATGCTCAATATCATTTAGAAATGGTAGATGTGGTGCTTTTGGTAGGTGGTTCTTCCCAAATTCCTTTGGTACAAAGCAAACTTAAACAGGCTTTTGGCGCTAATAAAGTAGTTTTGCATCCTCGGCCTATGTACGCAGTGGCTGAAGGTGCAGCGATTGTAGCGGCTGGACAAACAGATAAAGTCACCACAGTATCCCGCGATTATGCCATTAAATTAGCAGATGGCAAGTATACAAAAGTGATTAATCGGGGTGATATTTTGCCAGTGACAACATCCCACACTTTTAAAACTATCGCTGAGGGACAACGCCTAATTCATTTTCAGTTTTTCAGTCCAGATGAAGATAATAATTATGAAAGAATTGGGGAGATGTGGTTGGGTTTAGATGAAAAGTATCCAGCCGGAACCGAAATTATAGTGTATTTAGAGTTGGATGAAAAGAACAGCGATTTGCGAATGACAGCAACTTTAAAAAATACTCCAACGGTGAAAGTTAGTTGTACTTTTTCTCGTGGTCGTTCTGATGAGAGAATATATCAAGATTTAGAAGATGCGATCGCCCAACTCAATCACCAAAACCTAACTACATTCGGTGTGGAGGAAGCGCTGAAGTTAGCAGTACCAGTGGTGCAATTAACTAACCAAATTATTAATCCTGTCA contains the following coding sequences:
- a CDS encoding Hsp70 family protein — protein: MVKAIGIDLGTTNSVAAFKLAEVEVVTANDNTPPERKLTRSVVAYDQGKFLVGEQAYNQLRHDPENVVTSIKRLMGRGFGDSAVNKQKSEFGYKISQPTQGTDNSIAVWVGNQEYQPEDISAEILKKVVQNAQAYRQEIGKIDQAVITIPAYFNDKQRYATRTAALKAGLTPLELLPEPTAAAISYGFSPNSDDVKTILVYDFGGGTFDASVITAAGTSFIEQGKAGDLWLGGDDIDSRLVKFVKEQVAQQERIGDIEGLIAKMPYYQRVRFNADLKIAVERAKVELSSFTVAMIAPSTQLCDELGIAIPIEVEITREQFEIMISDLVENSLQICRQALEYAQYHLEMVDVVLLVGGSSQIPLVQSKLKQAFGANKVVLHPRPMYAVAEGAAIVAAGQTDKVTTVSRDYAIKLADGKYTKVINRGDILPVTTSHTFKTIAEGQRLIHFQFFSPDEDNNYERIGEMWLGLDEKYPAGTEIIVYLELDEKNSDLRMTATLKNTPTVKVSCTFSRGRSDERIYQDLEDAIAQLNHQNLTTFGVEEALKLAVPVVQLTNQIINPVTGEERSDLRLRAGENLQKFQVSMSPERLEAETQLHECDRIVRLCGFMILQPQQERLQKLSQELESAINNNNRSAMEYHSEEARRELSNLPEEVQVIQACIIAIQQAKAVAPTQANAMSDKLSRILTAMENNDSNEAERLLRELQPDVQHWLNQDLPTNSIITGLTR